In a genomic window of Alkalibaculum bacchi:
- the ruvA gene encoding Holliday junction branch migration protein RuvA, whose protein sequence is MYEYIKGQIVDIYDDKVILECNGIGYSIFISANTMTDLSNGSDSAQIYIYEHIREDELSFYGFSDKNERQIFKDLISVSGIGPKVALGILSKFRGNELLKYISLGDEKALSTAPGVGKKTANRMILELKDKFSKIAVIDQYNETVASPIENGIREDAIAALMSLGYDYHQGAQLVGKVYKEDMTLEELIKKALSGK, encoded by the coding sequence TTGTACGAATACATCAAAGGACAAATTGTCGACATATACGATGATAAAGTAATACTTGAGTGCAATGGCATAGGGTATTCTATTTTTATTTCAGCAAATACAATGACAGATTTAAGCAATGGTTCAGATAGTGCTCAAATATATATATACGAACACATTCGAGAAGATGAACTGTCTTTCTATGGATTTTCTGATAAAAACGAAAGGCAGATTTTTAAAGATTTAATCAGCGTTTCAGGAATAGGGCCTAAAGTAGCTCTTGGAATACTATCAAAATTTAGGGGAAATGAACTCTTAAAATATATTAGTTTAGGTGATGAAAAAGCACTTTCAACTGCACCTGGTGTAGGTAAAAAAACTGCCAATAGAATGATTTTAGAATTAAAAGATAAGTTCAGCAAAATAGCAGTTATCGACCAATACAATGAAACAGTTGCTTCACCTATAGAGAATGGTATTCGCGAAGACGCTATTGCCGCTCTTATGTCTCTAGGCTACGATTATCACCAAGGTGCGCAGCTGGTAGGAAAAGTCTACAAAGAAGATATGACATTAGAAGAGCTGATTAAAAAAGCGTTATCGGGGAAATAG
- a CDS encoding YebC/PmpR family DNA-binding transcriptional regulator, protein MSGHSKWSTIKNKKGKADAARGKVFTKLAKAISVAAKEGGPDPELNAKLRDAITKAKGNNMPNDNIDRAIKKGAGELGGSSYETITYEGYGPAGVAVIVEALTDNKNRTAADVRHAFDKNGGNLGTNGCVSFMFEKKGQIMIAKTSDIDEDELMMVALDAGAEDMMIEEEGYEVITDVDNFQGVVEALENANYKFESSEITMIPNTFTKLSQDDAKKMQKMLDMFDDNEDVQDIYHNWEEE, encoded by the coding sequence ATGTCAGGACATTCAAAGTGGTCAACCATAAAGAATAAAAAGGGTAAAGCAGATGCAGCTAGAGGGAAGGTTTTTACAAAACTAGCTAAAGCCATATCAGTTGCAGCTAAAGAAGGCGGTCCGGATCCAGAATTAAATGCAAAACTAAGAGATGCTATTACAAAGGCAAAGGGTAATAATATGCCTAATGACAATATAGATCGAGCAATTAAAAAGGGCGCAGGCGAATTAGGAGGAAGCAGCTACGAGACGATTACATATGAAGGATACGGTCCAGCAGGTGTAGCAGTTATCGTAGAAGCTTTGACAGATAATAAAAATCGAACTGCAGCGGATGTTCGACATGCTTTCGATAAAAATGGTGGTAATTTAGGAACAAATGGCTGTGTATCTTTTATGTTTGAAAAGAAAGGCCAAATCATGATTGCAAAGACTTCAGATATTGATGAAGATGAACTTATGATGGTTGCACTAGATGCTGGTGCAGAAGATATGATGATTGAAGAAGAAGGATACGAAGTAATTACAGATGTAGATAATTTTCAAGGAGTAGTCGAGGCCTTAGAAAATGCAAATTACAAATTTGAATCTTCAGAAATTACTATGATTCCAAATACCTTCACAAAATTATCACAAGACGACGCAAAAAAAATGCAAAAGATGTTAGATATGTTCGACGATAACGAAGACGTGCAAGATATATACCACAATTGGGAAGAAGAGTAA
- a CDS encoding YigZ family protein gives MDYYTIEGHCAAEEIIKKSQFIVNCFHVENESQVEEILKSIQKEHYKATHNCYAYVLGMQKEIQKYNDDGEPSGTAGKPILESILHNDLTNILIIVTRYFGGIKLGAGGLVRAYSGTATLGINQSTHVKMQYSSLMEISCEYTNLGKIKDYLAKNEIKEEEAIYDDKVRIHVYIPISEEEKLQGDLVELTNDQVGVCKIREEYVKQVVRWSGGRVVSKN, from the coding sequence TTGGATTACTATACCATTGAAGGACATTGTGCGGCAGAGGAGATTATTAAGAAATCTCAGTTTATCGTGAATTGTTTTCATGTAGAAAATGAAAGCCAAGTTGAGGAAATATTAAAGAGCATACAAAAGGAACACTACAAGGCAACGCATAATTGCTATGCATATGTACTTGGGATGCAAAAAGAAATACAAAAATATAATGATGATGGAGAACCTTCTGGTACTGCAGGAAAACCTATTTTAGAATCTATATTACATAATGATTTGACGAATATACTCATTATCGTCACGAGATATTTTGGTGGGATTAAATTAGGTGCTGGAGGTCTTGTACGAGCATATAGTGGTACTGCAACACTAGGCATTAATCAATCTACTCACGTAAAAATGCAGTATTCATCCTTAATGGAAATATCCTGTGAGTATACGAACTTAGGAAAAATCAAAGATTATCTAGCCAAAAATGAAATCAAGGAAGAAGAAGCAATCTACGACGACAAAGTCCGCATACATGTCTATATCCCCATTAGTGAAGAAGAAAAGCTTCAAGGGGATCTAGTTGAGCTCACCAATGATCAGGTGGGAGTTTGTAAGATAAGGGAAGAATATGTGAAGCAGGTGGTCAGGTGGTCAGGTGGTCGGGTGGTCAGCAAAAACTAA
- the spoVAE gene encoding stage V sporulation protein AE gives MADYFWVFVVGGILCVIGQIILDTTKLLPAHILVLYVVTGAILTGIGIYPKIVEVAQSGATVPIIGFGYSLAKGAMEAVDKDGFIGAFTGGISATSAGVAAVVLFGYIAAILGNSKTKK, from the coding sequence GTGGCTGATTATTTTTGGGTTTTTGTGGTCGGGGGAATTCTTTGTGTCATAGGACAAATTATTCTTGATACAACTAAATTATTGCCGGCTCATATCTTGGTGCTATATGTAGTTACAGGAGCTATTTTAACTGGTATTGGAATTTATCCTAAGATTGTAGAAGTAGCCCAATCCGGTGCAACAGTTCCCATTATAGGATTTGGCTACTCCCTAGCTAAAGGAGCTATGGAAGCAGTGGACAAAGACGGATTTATTGGAGCCTTTACAGGAGGAATAAGCGCTACATCAGCAGGTGTAGCTGCTGTGGTATTATTTGGATATATAGCAGCGATACTTGGAAATTCAAAGACGAAGAAGTAA
- the hflX gene encoding GTPase HflX — protein sequence MSDIMVNGNIEGIRKSILNELESLIDYKIPRDMILDEYVVNILLDTTQKINKEIIVIIDHSNTVAAIGVGEHNRATFPNISKLGRKRGLNGLRSFHTHPNGNPSLSSADKSSIMEMKFNLLGAIGQSPAGQALFNIGFIHLKGEDLAVEEYGPLSLVTLNRFQFREYNEQVDKHLREKVNEDTLEEERAVLIGVNIRQDNIILEIDHSMEELKELAYTAGATTVAMVVQNKEKVDNTFYVGKGKLEELRIIIQNSKANLVICNDELSSIQLKVMETYLGVKIIDRTSLILDIFARHAKTKEGKLQVELAQLRYRLPRLLGLGKVLSRTGGGIGTRGPGEKKLETDRRAIYKEINILENRIKSMKKIREQQKSKRKKNQVPIISLVGYTNAGKSTLFNLLTDSTVLSENKLFATLDATTRKFKDSDQEILLSDTVGFIDKLPHDLVKAFESTLEGVVESDLLLHVIDSSNENFLKQIQLVDEVLRSLKADHKKVMYIFNKVDKKCENFEEKYSTIRGIKAMISAKYEIGISELLGLIQKQIYGERLVKQISIPYEDMSIISSLHNQGMVLEEKYEEEAIKLKVQYTEEMEHMVRKYL from the coding sequence GTGAGTGATATAATGGTTAATGGAAATATAGAAGGTATTCGAAAGTCTATACTCAATGAATTAGAGAGTCTCATAGATTATAAAATACCACGGGATATGATTCTCGATGAATATGTAGTAAATATTTTACTTGATACTACCCAAAAAATAAATAAAGAAATTATAGTAATCATAGATCACAGCAATACTGTAGCAGCAATAGGTGTAGGGGAGCACAATAGAGCTACTTTTCCTAATATCAGCAAACTCGGAAGAAAAAGAGGTTTAAATGGTTTGAGAAGTTTTCACACTCATCCAAATGGAAATCCAAGTTTATCCTCTGCAGATAAATCCTCTATAATGGAGATGAAGTTTAATCTTTTAGGAGCTATTGGACAAAGCCCTGCAGGGCAAGCTCTATTTAATATTGGCTTTATTCACTTAAAAGGCGAGGATCTAGCTGTAGAGGAATATGGTCCTCTCTCTCTAGTAACCTTAAATAGATTCCAGTTTAGAGAATACAATGAGCAGGTTGATAAGCACTTGCGAGAAAAAGTCAACGAGGATACATTAGAAGAAGAACGAGCTGTTTTAATTGGTGTAAACATTCGACAAGATAATATTATTTTAGAAATTGACCATTCCATGGAAGAATTAAAGGAATTAGCCTATACTGCTGGCGCTACAACTGTGGCAATGGTAGTGCAAAACAAGGAAAAAGTAGATAATACTTTTTATGTTGGAAAAGGGAAATTAGAGGAATTAAGAATTATCATACAAAATAGCAAAGCTAATCTGGTAATCTGTAATGACGAGTTATCCTCTATTCAATTAAAGGTTATGGAAACCTACTTAGGGGTAAAGATTATCGATCGAACTTCTTTGATTTTAGATATATTTGCAAGGCATGCAAAGACCAAAGAAGGTAAATTACAGGTTGAACTAGCTCAATTAAGGTATAGACTTCCCAGGCTTTTAGGTCTAGGTAAAGTTCTATCTAGAACAGGGGGAGGTATTGGTACAAGAGGTCCTGGTGAAAAGAAATTAGAGACGGATCGAAGAGCAATTTACAAAGAAATCAATATTCTAGAAAATCGAATTAAGTCTATGAAGAAGATTAGGGAACAGCAAAAGAGTAAGCGAAAGAAAAATCAAGTACCGATTATATCTCTCGTAGGTTATACGAATGCTGGAAAAAGTACTTTATTTAATTTATTAACAGATAGTACCGTACTATCAGAAAACAAATTATTTGCCACTCTTGATGCTACGACGAGAAAGTTTAAAGATTCAGACCAAGAGATTCTTTTATCAGATACAGTAGGCTTTATTGATAAGCTACCTCATGATTTAGTCAAAGCATTTGAGTCTACATTAGAAGGCGTTGTAGAGTCTGACTTATTGCTCCATGTTATCGACTCTTCTAATGAGAATTTTTTAAAACAGATACAACTGGTAGATGAAGTACTTCGCTCTTTAAAAGCAGATCATAAAAAAGTGATGTATATATTTAATAAAGTTGATAAAAAGTGTGAAAATTTTGAAGAGAAATATTCTACCATTAGAGGTATAAAAGCCATGATCTCCGCAAAATACGAGATAGGTATTTCAGAATTATTAGGCCTAATCCAAAAGCAAATTTATGGTGAGCGCCTTGTAAAACAAATCTCTATACCATACGAAGATATGTCTATTATATCTTCACTGCATAACCAAGGAATGGTTCTAGAAGAAAAATATGAAGAAGAGGCTATAAAGCTAAAAGTGCAGTATACAGAAGAGATGGAGCATATGGTGCGAAAATATTTATAG
- a CDS encoding sulfite exporter TauE/SafE family protein: MNIKNINTNLLLAILGLSIGLLNGIFGSGGGIIAVLLMTHVLSFENKMAHATSISIILPLCIISSFVFIKNGFYDTGLIIRVALGSVIGGMVGAKLLCNISNTLIRKIFGIVMIISAVRMLL; encoded by the coding sequence ATGAATATTAAAAATATTAATACCAATTTACTACTAGCTATTTTAGGATTGTCTATTGGGCTTCTGAACGGGATTTTTGGCTCCGGAGGTGGAATTATCGCAGTTCTTCTCATGACTCACGTTTTATCCTTTGAAAACAAAATGGCTCATGCAACCAGTATATCTATTATCCTCCCTCTCTGTATAATCAGTTCCTTTGTCTTCATCAAAAACGGATTTTATGATACTGGATTGATAATAAGAGTAGCACTTGGTTCTGTTATCGGTGGGATGGTAGGAGCAAAATTACTTTGCAATATATCAAATACATTAATACGCAAAATTTTCGGTATTGTTATGATCATTTCTGCAGTTAGGATGTTGTTATAA
- the ruvB gene encoding Holliday junction branch migration DNA helicase RuvB translates to MEKRIITTELIEQDNEIEKTLRPQYLKDYIGQELVKEKMSIFIEAAKQRKETLDHVLLYGPPGLGKTTLAGIIANEMNVAIKITSGPAIEKPGDLAAMLTNLNEGDVLFIDEIHRLNRAVEEILYPAMEDYALDIIVGKGPGARSIRLDLPKFTLIGATTRAGLLTSPLRDRFGVICRLQIYDYEQLKEIILRSSDIFNSPIDERAALELAKRSRGTPRIANRLLRRIRDFAQIKNDGIIDIETTNDALDLLEVDSIGLDEVDRKLLMSIIEKFSGGPVGLDTLSASIDEEKTTIEDVYEPYLLQLGFIQRTPRGRIVTKRAYEHLNMPMEEQ, encoded by the coding sequence TTGGAAAAGAGAATTATTACTACAGAGCTAATAGAACAGGACAATGAGATTGAAAAAACCCTTCGCCCTCAATATTTAAAAGATTACATAGGCCAGGAGCTTGTAAAGGAAAAGATGAGTATTTTTATCGAAGCAGCAAAGCAGAGAAAGGAAACACTCGATCACGTCTTACTATACGGTCCTCCAGGTCTTGGGAAAACGACACTAGCAGGAATTATTGCAAATGAGATGAATGTAGCAATTAAGATTACTTCAGGTCCAGCTATTGAGAAACCTGGTGACTTAGCAGCTATGCTTACTAATTTAAACGAAGGTGATGTGCTCTTTATTGATGAAATCCATCGCCTCAATAGGGCAGTTGAAGAAATCTTATATCCAGCAATGGAGGATTATGCATTAGATATTATTGTGGGTAAAGGTCCAGGAGCACGGTCTATTCGATTAGACTTGCCGAAGTTTACCTTGATCGGAGCTACTACAAGGGCAGGCCTTTTAACTTCTCCATTAAGGGATCGATTTGGTGTCATATGTAGACTTCAAATTTATGATTATGAGCAATTAAAGGAAATCATTTTGAGATCATCAGATATATTTAATTCACCAATAGATGAAAGGGCAGCACTAGAGTTGGCAAAAAGATCAAGAGGAACACCTCGAATTGCCAATCGTCTTCTTAGGAGAATTCGTGATTTTGCACAGATTAAAAATGATGGAATCATCGACATAGAAACAACAAATGATGCCCTCGATTTATTAGAGGTAGATTCTATTGGACTAGACGAAGTAGATAGAAAATTATTAATGAGTATTATTGAAAAGTTTAGCGGAGGTCCAGTAGGCTTAGATACGCTATCTGCATCTATTGACGAAGAAAAGACAACTATTGAAGATGTGTACGAGCCCTATCTCTTACAGCTAGGTTTTATACAAAGAACTCCCCGAGGTCGAATAGTAACCAAAAGGGCATATGAACATTTAAATATGCCGATGGAAGAACAATAA
- a CDS encoding transglycosylase domain-containing protein: MENNNENDDKIIIESDHYDRQYINDDYNDENEDDSLKDIEEPKVEPEVEIEVETEPEMEDKPEKKPKKKFSFYLKWSLIILLILTLVSGIVMSAIAFSWINKAPELDLSNFEYMEPTSVVDKNGEFYQQLQGKEKREIISIDEIPDHVKYAFIDIEDERFYSHNGVDLKGLTRAGINVVTTGSLNGPGGSTITQQLIKLTHLTPEKKLERKVIEIYLAMQLERKWTKDQILQAYLNKVGFANAWGVQAASQTYFRKDVAEISYAQAAVLAATIKSPTYYKPYIVEEIEEGIYSIKKDENGKINYNEKNQSRALAVIDKMKELGHINNEEYDTAKTQLKNNDLDLHEPPELQIYSYFTDELYIQIVRDLMESDQFSFASEQEAENYLLNSGLTVHSTIDPNVQRVLDEKFADDRLFPAQSWAAKEASKAMSKVLGEEVNYMPEGAMTIIDNSNGSVAGMVGGRSKDESRSLNRATKKYQVGSATKPLTVYAPGLETKAFTLGTTYDDVPLSLKNGTWKPGNSGGSYEGMLTVREGLRKSKNMVAIQAWYDLGLENSIKYGELLGLEFEDSDKDVAPLSLGGYTTGQSTLAMATAFSTFPNKGTRTEPVMYTKIVDRDGNIILENKLEKIRVFSEETAYLITDVLKGAVRGGSTNISIPNMQIAGKTGTTNDQKDAYFAGYSPYYTAAVWYGYDQYNVKAGGRTYQLNIGKYGGEKTASPSAMWKSVMQEIHSDLKSKSLPGRPGGIVSASIDRVSGKLPTELSSRDPRGSTVISEMFISGTVPTSRDDFHIEQRIDISTGMMATEFCPDESVETTVRILKPNGRFPKGVRPLYANYVAGPEKGVLAVNTSTLCNIHNATSPVGVQFMLNDTPIDTLSLDIGQSLTVEVIGYTINSEVVQTVENLTVTSSSPNVTVKSNGNNTFVVTGVNGGSANLVATITYKGVEKDISYTDTVIVTVNTPSPPPESETPPTDETPPASTEPTKPTEGETTIETPANK; this comes from the coding sequence ATGGAAAACAATAACGAAAATGATGATAAAATCATTATTGAAAGTGATCATTACGATAGACAATACATAAATGATGATTACAACGACGAGAACGAAGATGACTCTTTAAAAGATATTGAAGAGCCAAAAGTGGAGCCAGAAGTGGAGATAGAGGTGGAGACAGAACCAGAAATGGAGGATAAGCCAGAAAAAAAGCCTAAAAAGAAGTTCAGCTTTTATCTTAAATGGTCTTTGATTATCCTATTGATTCTAACGCTTGTAAGCGGCATTGTTATGAGTGCTATTGCATTTTCATGGATAAATAAAGCTCCAGAATTAGACTTAAGTAATTTTGAATACATGGAACCTACTTCAGTAGTCGATAAAAACGGTGAGTTTTATCAACAATTACAAGGCAAAGAAAAAAGAGAAATTATCAGTATTGATGAGATCCCAGATCATGTTAAATATGCCTTTATTGATATTGAAGACGAACGTTTTTATTCTCACAATGGCGTAGATTTAAAAGGCTTGACGAGAGCAGGAATCAATGTTGTCACTACAGGTTCCTTAAATGGACCAGGTGGAAGCACTATTACCCAACAGCTCATTAAGCTTACACATCTCACACCGGAGAAGAAACTTGAAAGAAAAGTCATAGAGATCTATCTAGCTATGCAGTTAGAGCGAAAATGGACAAAAGACCAGATTCTACAAGCCTATTTAAACAAAGTCGGATTTGCAAATGCTTGGGGAGTACAGGCTGCTTCTCAGACTTATTTCCGAAAAGATGTAGCCGAAATAAGCTACGCACAGGCTGCTGTATTGGCTGCCACCATTAAAAGTCCAACATATTATAAACCATATATTGTCGAAGAAATTGAGGAAGGCATTTATTCAATTAAAAAAGATGAAAACGGAAAAATTAATTACAATGAAAAAAATCAAAGCCGTGCCCTCGCAGTAATTGACAAAATGAAAGAACTTGGACACATAAACAATGAAGAATACGATACTGCAAAGACGCAACTAAAAAATAACGATTTAGACTTGCATGAGCCACCAGAACTACAAATTTATTCTTATTTTACTGATGAGCTTTATATTCAAATCGTAAGAGATTTAATGGAATCGGATCAATTTAGCTTTGCATCAGAGCAAGAAGCCGAAAATTATCTATTAAATTCTGGGTTAACTGTACACTCAACCATAGACCCAAATGTTCAGAGAGTACTTGATGAAAAATTTGCCGATGACAGATTGTTTCCAGCTCAATCATGGGCTGCAAAAGAAGCATCAAAGGCCATGTCTAAAGTATTAGGAGAAGAAGTAAACTATATGCCCGAAGGGGCAATGACCATTATCGACAACTCAAACGGTTCTGTAGCCGGAATGGTCGGAGGAAGAAGTAAGGATGAGAGCAGATCTTTAAATAGAGCTACTAAAAAATATCAAGTGGGTTCTGCTACAAAACCTCTTACAGTTTATGCACCAGGACTAGAGACAAAAGCTTTTACACTAGGCACAACTTATGATGATGTACCTTTAAGCCTAAAAAATGGAACCTGGAAACCTGGAAACTCTGGTGGTAGTTACGAAGGCATGTTGACTGTTAGAGAAGGTCTTAGAAAATCCAAGAATATGGTTGCCATTCAAGCCTGGTACGATTTAGGATTGGAAAATTCAATTAAATACGGTGAGCTTCTCGGCCTTGAATTTGAAGACAGTGATAAGGATGTTGCTCCACTAAGTTTAGGCGGATATACAACAGGTCAGAGTACTCTGGCTATGGCCACTGCATTTTCAACTTTTCCAAATAAAGGCACAAGAACAGAACCAGTTATGTACACAAAAATTGTGGATAGAGATGGAAATATCATTTTAGAAAATAAACTAGAAAAGATTAGAGTCTTTTCTGAAGAAACAGCATACTTGATTACAGACGTTTTAAAAGGCGCTGTAAGAGGTGGATCTACCAATATCTCTATACCTAATATGCAGATTGCTGGTAAAACAGGAACCACAAATGATCAAAAGGATGCCTATTTCGCAGGGTATTCTCCATATTATACAGCAGCTGTATGGTATGGTTATGACCAATACAATGTAAAGGCTGGAGGGAGAACATATCAGCTTAATATTGGTAAATACGGCGGAGAGAAAACTGCCAGCCCCTCTGCAATGTGGAAATCCGTTATGCAAGAGATTCATTCAGATCTTAAATCTAAAAGCCTTCCGGGTAGACCGGGAGGCATTGTGTCTGCAAGTATAGACCGAGTTTCTGGTAAATTGCCTACAGAGTTAAGCTCAAGAGATCCTAGGGGTTCTACGGTAATCAGCGAAATGTTTATCTCAGGAACGGTTCCTACTTCTAGAGATGATTTTCATATTGAGCAAAGAATCGACATATCAACGGGCATGATGGCTACAGAATTTTGTCCTGATGAATCAGTAGAAACAACAGTAAGAATATTAAAACCTAATGGCCGATTTCCAAAAGGTGTAAGACCCTTATACGCTAACTATGTGGCAGGTCCAGAAAAAGGTGTACTAGCTGTTAATACAAGTACTCTTTGCAATATTCACAATGCTACCAGTCCAGTAGGTGTACAGTTTATGTTAAATGATACACCTATTGACACCTTAAGCTTAGACATAGGTCAAAGCTTAACCGTTGAGGTAATTGGTTATACCATTAACAGCGAAGTAGTTCAAACTGTAGAAAATTTAACTGTTACATCAAGTAGCCCAAATGTTACAGTTAAGTCAAATGGAAACAATACTTTTGTAGTAACTGGAGTAAATGGAGGAAGTGCTAATCTTGTGGCTACTATAACCTATAAAGGTGTTGAGAAAGATATCTCTTATACTGATACCGTTATAGTTACTGTAAATACACCTTCACCACCTCCTGAAAGTGAAACACCGCCTACAGATGAAACACCACCAGCATCTACAGAACCTACTAAACCGACAGAAGGTGAAACAACAATAGAAACGCCGGCAAATAAATAA
- a CDS encoding sulfite exporter TauE/SafE family protein, which yields MATIIGFLSGIIGGMGIGGGIILIPMLTILLDVKQKIAQSTNLICYLPLALACLPIHIKHKNIDLSVTKKVVPFGIIGALLGSYLAVHLSPAMLRKLFAVLLLVMGLKEIFDLRWSGGQH from the coding sequence ATGGCTACGATTATTGGTTTTTTATCAGGAATTATTGGAGGGATGGGCATTGGCGGTGGAATCATTTTGATTCCTATGTTAACCATTCTTTTAGACGTAAAACAAAAAATAGCCCAGAGTACAAATCTAATCTGTTATCTCCCTTTAGCTCTAGCCTGTTTGCCAATCCACATTAAACATAAAAACATTGATCTATCTGTAACAAAAAAGGTAGTCCCTTTTGGGATAATAGGAGCTCTACTAGGTTCTTATTTAGCTGTCCATCTTTCACCAGCTATGCTCCGAAAATTATTTGCTGTTCTTCTTTTAGTCATGGGGTTGAAGGAGATATTTGATTTAAGGTGGTCAGGTGGCCAGCATTAA
- the queA gene encoding tRNA preQ1(34) S-adenosylmethionine ribosyltransferase-isomerase QueA codes for MNTKDFNYDLPEELIAQTPCEKRDNSRLMVVNREHTTITHKHFYDILEYLGEGDTLVLNNTRVIPARLFGTKADTGAVIEILLLKRVQGDIWETLVKPGKKARVGAVIEFGDTLRGEVIEIKEDGNRHIQFQYDGIFEEILDELGMMPLPPYIKEKLEDQERYQTIYSKVKGSAAAPTAGLHFTEELLKEIRQKGVHIAYVTLHVGLGTFRPVKVDHVEEHKMHSEYYVLTQETADIINETKRRGNKVIAVGTTSVRTLETVAQKSCPLQESSGWTDIFIYPGYEFKVVDRIITNFHLPESTLMMLVSAFASKDFIMKAYKEAVEEKYRFFSFGDSMIIV; via the coding sequence ATGAATACAAAAGACTTTAATTATGATTTGCCAGAAGAACTGATTGCCCAGACCCCTTGTGAAAAGAGGGACAACTCCCGGCTTATGGTCGTAAATAGAGAGCACACTACGATAACGCACAAACATTTTTACGATATTCTAGAATATCTAGGTGAAGGAGATACCCTAGTTTTAAATAATACTAGAGTCATCCCAGCCCGACTCTTTGGAACAAAAGCAGATACAGGAGCTGTAATCGAAATTTTGCTTTTAAAGAGAGTACAGGGAGATATTTGGGAAACATTGGTAAAGCCTGGAAAGAAAGCAAGAGTTGGTGCTGTTATTGAGTTTGGTGATACGCTCAGAGGAGAAGTCATAGAGATAAAAGAAGATGGAAATCGTCATATTCAATTTCAATATGATGGCATTTTTGAAGAAATTCTCGATGAATTAGGAATGATGCCTTTGCCACCATATATTAAGGAAAAACTAGAAGATCAAGAAAGATATCAAACCATATACTCTAAAGTAAAAGGTTCGGCTGCAGCTCCAACAGCAGGACTACACTTTACAGAGGAGCTACTCAAAGAAATTCGTCAAAAGGGAGTTCATATTGCTTACGTAACTTTGCATGTTGGCTTAGGAACCTTTAGACCAGTAAAGGTAGATCATGTAGAAGAACATAAAATGCATTCAGAGTATTATGTTTTAACTCAAGAGACAGCGGATATAATCAATGAGACAAAAAGAAGAGGCAATAAAGTAATAGCTGTAGGCACTACTTCTGTCCGTACTCTAGAAACAGTTGCTCAAAAGTCCTGCCCCTTGCAAGAGTCTTCAGGTTGGACAGATATCTTTATCTATCCAGGATATGAATTTAAAGTGGTAGATAGAATAATTACCAATTTCCACCTACCAGAATCCACCCTTATGATGCTAGTAAGCGCCTTTGCATCAAAGGACTTTATAATGAAAGCCTATAAAGAAGCAGTAGAAGAAAAATATCGATTCTTTAGTTTTGGAGATTCGATGATTATTGTTTAA